A single genomic interval of Isorropodon fossajaponicum endosymbiont JTNG4 harbors:
- a CDS encoding Fic family protein, with protein sequence MDLISETEVGEQVYNSNAIENSTLTLGDTEKVLLQIDLDKYISERELFEAKNLARVVNYLNKKATQSELTLEVILLLHQMLLANINDSFAGKWRNKDEWVKVGNYIAIAPEQIIDKLHKVLTDYFATNNEHIIKRIALLHLQFEQIHPFVDGNGRIGRALNNYLLIRDGFVPINIKFIDRADYYTTFNEFNETGKTKIMESIIGKALTNSYHKRLTYLEGKEIVSLVDYGKISHSNLINKAKRQTTEAFSEKGK encoded by the coding sequence TTGGATTTAATTTCAGAAACCGAGGTTGGAGAGCAAGTTTATAACTCAAACGCCATCGAAAACTCCACACTAACTCTAGGTGACACCGAAAAAGTTTTATTACAAATTGATTTAGATAAATATATTTCTGAGCGAGAATTATTTGAGGCAAAAAATCTTGCTAGAGTGGTGAACTATCTTAACAAAAAAGCCACACAATCAGAACTCACTTTGGAGGTTATTTTATTATTACATCAAATGTTGCTGGCTAACATTAATGATAGTTTTGCTGGTAAATGGCGAAATAAAGACGAATGGGTAAAAGTCGGTAACTATATTGCCATTGCTCCTGAGCAAATTATCGATAAATTACACAAAGTGTTGACGGATTATTTTGCGACAAATAACGAACATATCATTAAACGCATCGCTTTATTGCATTTACAATTTGAGCAAATTCATCCCTTTGTTGATGGTAATGGACGCATTGGCAGAGCGCTAAATAATTACTTACTGATACGTGATGGCTTTGTGCCGATTAACATTAAGTTTATTGATAGAGCGGATTATTACACTACCTTTAATGAATTTAACGAGACTGGCAAAACCAAAATTATGGAAAGCATTATCGGTAAAGCACTCACTAATAGTTACCACAAGCGCCTGACATATTTAGAGGGCAAAGAGATTGTCTCTCTAGTAGATTATGGCAAAATATCACACTCTAACCTTATCAACAAAGCCAAACGCCAAACCACTGAAGCCTTTTCAGAAAAAGGTAAATAG
- a CDS encoding outer membrane beta-barrel protein, whose translation MKKNNYRALIGKRLSDSIAIELQYADFAKENITENNVATVVAMSGSSIGVAGLYHFNPQSDFSPFVKLGAHSWDITAINNNTSVSAKTDGTDVFYGVGVDGKINAFY comes from the coding sequence ATAAAAAAAAATAATTACAGGGCGTTAATTGGAAAACGTTTAAGCGATAGTATAGCTATTGAATTACAATATGCTGATTTTGCTAAAGAAAATATAACGGAAAATAATGTTGCTACAGTAGTAGCAATGTCTGGCAGTAGTATTGGTGTGGCTGGCTTGTATCATTTTAATCCACAATCAGATTTTTCACCCTTTGTTAAGTTAGGTGCTCATTCTTGGGATATTACTGCTATAAATAACAATACTAGCGTATCAGCAAAAACGGATGGGACTGATGTGTTTTATGGTGTTGGTGTAGACGGTAAAATTAATGCTTTTTATTAA